Proteins co-encoded in one Nicotiana sylvestris chromosome 7, ASM39365v2, whole genome shotgun sequence genomic window:
- the LOC138873501 gene encoding uncharacterized protein has translation MSGTFKIKHKNSTTYKPLMNGDVEAANKNIKKILRKMVEKHKHWHEKLSFALLGYRTTVRTSTRATPYMLVYGTEAVIPTEVEIPSLRIIHEAELDDAEWVKRCYEQLSLIDGKRMNTRKTEALEHLRGEADRFRNDCGELRAQVQAKASEEKGALAKVPIGLR, from the exons atgagtggaactttcaagatcaaacacaagaattctacaacctatAAGCCTCTGATGAATGGAgatgtagaagccgccaacaagaatatcaagaagatattaaggaaaatggtagaaaagcataaacattggcacgagaagttatcatttgctttattggggtatcgcaccacagtccgaaCATCAACCagagcaaccccctatatgctggtttatggtacagaagccgtCATTCCCACCgaagtagaaattccctccttaaggatcatacatgaagctgagcttgacgatgcagaatgggtaaaaaggtGTTATGAGCAACTatctcttatagatggaaagagaatgaacaca AGAAAGACGGAGGCTCTGGAGCaccttaggggtgaagccgacCGATTTAGAAATGATTGTGGCGAACTaagagctcaggtgcaggctaaagcttcagaggagaagggtgccttggctaaagttcccaTAGGCCTTCGATAA